In the Streptomyces sp. NBC_00525 genome, one interval contains:
- a CDS encoding menaquinone biosynthetic enzyme MqnA/MqnD family protein has translation MDNSTVSNAAVDDRRPRPRVGHIQFLNCLPLYWGLARTGTLLDLELSKDTPEKLSEQLVRGELDIAPVTLVEFLRNADDLVAFPDIAVGCDGPVMSCVIVSQRPLEDLDRARVALGSTSRTSVRLARLLLAERYGVRPDYYTCPPDLGVMMQEADAAVLIGDAALRANLHDAPRLGLQVHDLGAMWKEWTGLPFVFAVWAARRDYLAAEPTAVQQVHEAFLASRDLSLEEVTKVAEQAARWEAFDAEVLERYFTTLDFRFGPDQLKGVAEFARRTGEAGGYPADVKVRLLGG, from the coding sequence GTGGACAATTCAACCGTTTCAAACGCCGCGGTCGACGACCGTCGCCCCCGCCCGCGCGTCGGCCACATCCAGTTCCTCAACTGCCTTCCCCTCTACTGGGGGCTGGCACGGACCGGAACCCTGCTCGACCTGGAGCTGTCGAAGGACACCCCCGAGAAGCTCAGCGAGCAACTGGTGAGGGGCGAGCTGGACATCGCCCCCGTCACGCTCGTCGAGTTCCTGCGCAACGCCGACGACCTGGTCGCCTTCCCCGACATCGCGGTCGGCTGCGACGGCCCCGTCATGTCCTGCGTGATCGTCTCGCAGCGGCCCCTGGAGGACCTGGACCGGGCACGGGTCGCCCTGGGCTCGACCTCCCGCACCTCCGTACGCCTCGCGCGCCTGCTGCTCGCCGAGCGGTACGGCGTGCGCCCCGACTACTACACCTGCCCGCCCGACCTGGGCGTGATGATGCAGGAGGCGGACGCGGCCGTCCTCATCGGCGACGCCGCGCTGCGCGCCAACCTGCACGACGCCCCCCGGCTCGGGCTCCAGGTCCACGACCTGGGCGCGATGTGGAAGGAGTGGACGGGCCTCCCGTTCGTCTTCGCCGTCTGGGCCGCGCGCAGGGACTACCTGGCGGCCGAGCCCACCGCGGTCCAGCAGGTCCACGAGGCGTTCCTCGCCTCCCGCGACCTGTCCCTGGAGGAGGTCACCAAGGTCGCCGAGCAGGCGGCGCGCTGGGAGGCCTTCGACGCGGAGGTCCTGGAGCGCTACTTCACGACCCTCGACTTCCGCTTCGGTCCGGACCAGCTCAAGGGCGTCGCCGAGTTCGCGCGCCGCACCGGCGAGGCGGGGGGCTACCCGGCGGACGTGAAGGTGCGGCTGCTCGGCGGATGA
- a CDS encoding serine/threonine-protein kinase — protein MQPLEAGEPLSIGAYRLLGRLGAGGMGRVYLGRSAGGRTVAVKVVHPHFALDEQFRARFRREVEAARRIGAQWTAPVLDADPDAPVPWVATGYVAGPPLSAAVTEHGPLPEHAVRVLGAGLGEALAAVHERGLIHRDVKPSNVLLALDGPRLIDFGIARAIDATASLTSTGVSVGSPGYMAPEQIRGTDLSGAADIFSLGAVLAYAATGSAPFLGDSSAVLLYKVVHEEPELGELEGPLRETIAACLAKDPARRPTPAELARRLLPGGAAAAVAAGWLPGPLVRQVSRSAVALLDLEPQEAPDRSGPVPFSNPSFGAFTGGPAVPDAGDPPSGAAGAAGGYGGQSVYGPGGSGAGGPAAGGYGAFGPPHPPTAGADGLPGQRTGGRSLTFGATAGGDGAGRRRVSCTLALAVAGALAAVTVGSAFLLDLVPGSGGDTTNVGQGASRPTPSAPSKPSAAATGSATQRPTATPGEAAELPEAFVGTWKGPLTEKTTGQPHGTLTAVFEKGRTGTDVLHLTTSLSLGIEVNCYSVATLTSVTGDELELRERADPDRPSTAGLCTVNPADLHFTREDDGTLRFRSDEKAAGLPYGTLTRSGG, from the coding sequence ATGCAGCCGCTGGAAGCCGGGGAACCGCTGAGCATCGGCGCCTACCGGCTGCTCGGCAGACTCGGCGCCGGCGGCATGGGCCGTGTGTACCTCGGGCGCAGCGCCGGCGGGCGCACCGTCGCCGTCAAGGTCGTCCACCCCCACTTCGCGCTCGACGAGCAGTTCCGCGCCCGGTTCCGGCGCGAGGTGGAGGCCGCCCGGCGGATCGGCGCCCAGTGGACCGCGCCCGTACTGGACGCCGACCCGGACGCCCCCGTCCCCTGGGTCGCCACCGGCTACGTGGCCGGCCCGCCGCTCTCCGCGGCCGTCACCGAGCACGGCCCGCTGCCCGAACACGCGGTACGGGTGCTGGGCGCCGGACTCGGCGAGGCGCTGGCCGCCGTGCACGAGCGGGGCCTGATCCACCGGGACGTGAAGCCGTCCAACGTCCTGCTCGCCCTCGACGGCCCCCGCCTCATCGACTTCGGCATCGCGCGGGCCATCGACGCCACCGCCTCGCTCACCTCCACCGGGGTCTCCGTCGGCTCGCCCGGCTACATGGCGCCGGAGCAGATCCGGGGCACCGATCTCTCCGGCGCGGCGGACATCTTCTCGCTGGGCGCGGTCCTGGCGTACGCGGCGACCGGCTCCGCGCCCTTCCTCGGCGACTCGTCGGCCGTCCTCCTCTACAAGGTGGTGCACGAGGAACCGGAGCTGGGCGAGCTGGAGGGCCCGCTGCGCGAGACCATCGCCGCCTGCCTGGCCAAGGACCCGGCGCGGCGCCCCACCCCGGCCGAGCTGGCCCGCCGCCTGCTGCCGGGCGGCGCGGCGGCGGCGGTGGCCGCGGGCTGGCTGCCGGGCCCGCTGGTGCGCCAGGTCAGCCGCTCGGCGGTGGCCCTGCTGGACCTGGAACCGCAGGAGGCCCCGGACCGGTCGGGCCCGGTCCCGTTCAGCAACCCGTCCTTCGGCGCGTTCACCGGCGGTCCGGCGGTCCCGGACGCGGGCGACCCGCCGTCCGGAGCGGCCGGGGCGGCCGGCGGGTACGGCGGGCAGAGCGTGTACGGGCCGGGCGGCTCGGGGGCCGGCGGGCCCGCGGCCGGTGGGTACGGGGCCTTCGGCCCGCCGCATCCGCCGACCGCCGGGGCGGACGGGCTGCCGGGGCAGCGGACCGGCGGGCGCAGCCTGACCTTCGGCGCCACGGCGGGCGGGGACGGCGCGGGGCGGCGCCGGGTGAGCTGCACGCTGGCCCTGGCGGTGGCCGGGGCGCTGGCCGCGGTGACCGTGGGCAGCGCGTTCCTGCTGGACCTGGTGCCGGGCAGCGGCGGCGACACCACCAACGTCGGCCAGGGCGCGTCGCGGCCCACCCCGTCCGCCCCCTCGAAGCCCTCGGCGGCGGCCACCGGATCGGCCACCCAGCGCCCCACGGCGACCCCCGGCGAGGCCGCCGAACTACCCGAGGCGTTCGTCGGCACCTGGAAGGGACCGCTCACCGAGAAGACCACCGGCCAGCCGCACGGCACGCTCACCGCCGTGTTCGAGAAGGGCCGCACGGGCACGGACGTCCTTCACCTGACCACCAGCCTCTCCCTCGGCATCGAGGTCAACTGCTACAGCGTCGCCACCCTCACCTCCGTCACCGGCGACGAACTGGAGCTGCGCGAGCGCGCCGACCCCGACCGCCCGAGCACGGCCGGCCTCTGCACCGTCAACCCGGCCGATCTCCACTTCACCCGAGAGGATGACGGGACGCTCCGGTTCCGCTCGGACGAGAAGGCGGCCGGACTCCCGTACGGCACGCTGACCCGGTCCGGCGGCTGA
- the mqnC gene encoding cyclic dehypoxanthinyl futalosine synthase, with protein MTEKVDLQPILDRAAEGGRITPEEALDLYRSAPLHALGAAADAVRRRRYAGTEHIATYIIERNINYTNVCVTACKFCAFYAAPKDTAKGWSRDLDDILRRCAETVELGGTQIMFQGGHHPDYGVEYYEEHFSAIKKAFPQLVIHSLGASEIEHMARISKVSAEEAISRIHAAGLDSFAGAGAELLPARPRTAIAPLKESGERWLEIMEIAHGLGVESTSTMLMGTGETNAERIEHLRMIRDVQDRTGGFRAFIPYTYQPENNKLKGRTQATLFEYLRMIAIARLFLDNVAHIQGSWLTTGKEVGQLSLHYGADDLGSIMLEENVVSSAGAKHRSNRLEIIDLIRKADRVPAQRATTYEHLVVHDDPANDPVDERVVSHISSVAIEGGTAHPELKLLGAK; from the coding sequence GTGACCGAGAAGGTTGACCTTCAGCCCATCCTCGACCGCGCCGCCGAAGGCGGCCGGATCACCCCGGAGGAGGCGCTCGACCTCTACCGGTCGGCGCCGCTGCACGCCCTGGGCGCCGCGGCCGACGCCGTACGCCGCCGCCGCTACGCCGGTACGGAGCACATCGCGACGTACATCATCGAGCGCAACATCAACTACACCAACGTGTGCGTCACGGCGTGCAAGTTCTGCGCGTTCTACGCCGCCCCGAAGGACACCGCCAAGGGCTGGTCCCGCGACCTGGACGACATCCTGCGCCGCTGCGCGGAGACGGTCGAACTGGGCGGCACGCAGATCATGTTCCAGGGCGGACACCACCCGGACTACGGCGTGGAGTACTACGAGGAGCACTTCTCGGCGATCAAGAAGGCGTTCCCGCAGCTGGTGATCCACTCGCTGGGCGCCTCCGAGATCGAGCACATGGCCCGTATCTCCAAGGTCTCCGCCGAGGAGGCGATCAGCCGCATCCACGCCGCCGGTCTCGACTCCTTCGCGGGCGCCGGCGCCGAGCTGCTGCCCGCCAGGCCGCGCACCGCCATCGCGCCGCTCAAGGAGTCCGGCGAGCGCTGGCTGGAGATCATGGAGATCGCGCACGGCCTCGGCGTGGAGTCCACGTCCACCATGCTGATGGGCACCGGCGAGACGAACGCCGAGCGCATCGAGCACCTGCGCATGATCCGGGACGTGCAGGACCGCACCGGCGGCTTCCGGGCGTTCATCCCGTACACGTACCAGCCGGAGAACAACAAGCTGAAGGGCCGCACGCAGGCCACGCTCTTCGAGTACCTGCGGATGATCGCCATCGCCCGGCTCTTCCTGGACAACGTCGCCCACATCCAGGGCTCCTGGCTCACCACCGGCAAGGAGGTCGGCCAGCTGTCGCTGCACTACGGCGCGGACGACCTGGGCTCGATCATGCTGGAGGAGAACGTCGTCTCCTCGGCCGGCGCCAAGCACCGCTCCAACCGGCTGGAGATCATCGACCTGATCCGCAAGGCGGACCGCGTCCCGGCCCAGCGCGCCACCACGTACGAGCACCTCGTCGTGCACGACGACCCGGCGAACGACCCGGTCGACGAGCGCGTCGTCTCGCACATCTCGTCCGTGGCGATCGAGGGCGGCACCGCCCACCCCGAGCTGAAGCTCCTCGGCGCGAAGTAG
- a CDS encoding imidazolonepropionase-like domain-containing protein, which yields MLTIHAAALLLPGGGLAPVAGGAVAVRDGAVAAFGPYGELAAAHPGARVRRWPGVLTPGLLQPDAVRLLERWYFPDPREADTLGTEPLTGAALDALGPEDTWRAGSVRRGLHRMLRHGTTALAAAPDAPPALLTAARRSGFTVVGAVRTGSGPDPRLDPLAGAGTVAEATAAPLAVGARADLAAFDVPDEAALLAAGAASCVATIAAGRLVYRGR from the coding sequence GTGCTGACGATTCATGCCGCCGCCCTGCTGCTGCCGGGCGGCGGCCTCGCGCCCGTGGCCGGGGGCGCCGTCGCCGTACGGGACGGGGCGGTCGCCGCGTTCGGACCGTACGGGGAACTCGCCGCCGCCCACCCCGGCGCCCGCGTCCGGCGCTGGCCCGGCGTCCTGACCCCCGGCCTCCTCCAGCCGGACGCGGTCCGGCTGCTGGAGCGCTGGTACTTCCCGGACCCGCGCGAGGCGGACACCCTGGGCACCGAGCCCCTGACAGGCGCCGCGCTCGACGCGCTGGGCCCCGAGGACACCTGGCGGGCCGGCAGCGTGCGCCGCGGCCTGCACCGCATGCTCCGGCACGGCACGACCGCGCTCGCGGCCGCCCCCGACGCACCGCCCGCCCTGCTCACGGCCGCCCGCCGCTCGGGCTTCACGGTCGTCGGCGCGGTCCGTACGGGCTCCGGCCCGGACCCCCGGCTCGACCCGCTGGCCGGGGCGGGCACGGTCGCGGAGGCGACGGCCGCCCCGCTGGCGGTGGGCGCCCGCGCCGACCTCGCCGCCTTCGACGTGCCGGACGAGGCCGCGCTCCTGGCGGCCGGCGCGGCGAGCTGCGTGGCGACGATCGCGGCGGGCCGGCTGGTGTACCGGGGCCGGTAG
- a CDS encoding DUF3152 domain-containing protein has translation MFAAVAVPAVLVGAGVFLAPHWAGGDGAPASAADRPAPSARTPSKAAAKPSPDPKPSRSPRPSRSPKPSPSPARVHVPASGPGTFTVARAGAPGGKYAYRVEVEDGSGVEPDEAAARIAAVLAAPRGWAHGGERSFRRVSSGPAGLVVRIATPATTDRICGEGGMNTRGEVNCRINEKVMVNLKRWQTGSPEFDGPLDEYRALIINHEVGHWLGRGHETCPGKGRPAPAMMQQIYGLKGCVANAWPYAENGTYLGGPAVP, from the coding sequence CTGTTCGCCGCCGTCGCCGTGCCGGCGGTCCTCGTCGGGGCGGGCGTCTTCCTCGCGCCCCACTGGGCCGGCGGGGACGGCGCCCCCGCCTCCGCAGCCGACCGGCCGGCCCCGTCCGCGCGTACCCCGTCGAAGGCCGCCGCGAAGCCGTCGCCCGATCCGAAGCCGTCGCGGAGCCCCCGGCCCTCGCGGAGCCCGAAGCCGTCCCCGTCGCCGGCCCGCGTCCACGTGCCCGCCTCCGGGCCCGGCACCTTCACGGTCGCGCGGGCCGGGGCGCCGGGCGGGAAGTACGCCTACCGGGTCGAGGTGGAGGACGGGTCGGGGGTCGAGCCGGACGAGGCGGCCGCGCGGATCGCCGCCGTCCTCGCCGCCCCGCGCGGCTGGGCGCACGGCGGGGAGCGCTCGTTCCGCCGGGTGTCCTCGGGGCCGGCCGGGCTCGTCGTGCGCATCGCGACCCCGGCCACCACGGACCGGATCTGCGGGGAGGGCGGGATGAACACGCGCGGCGAGGTCAACTGCCGGATCAACGAGAAGGTGATGGTCAACCTCAAGCGCTGGCAGACGGGTTCGCCGGAGTTCGACGGGCCGCTGGACGAGTACCGGGCGCTGATCATCAACCACGAGGTCGGCCACTGGCTCGGCCGCGGCCACGAGACCTGCCCCGGCAAGGGGCGCCCGGCGCCCGCGATGATGCAGCAGATCTACGGGCTCAAGGGCTGCGTGGCCAACGCCTGGCCGTATGCCGAGAACGGTACATATCTGGGCGGACCAGCGGTGCCGTAA
- a CDS encoding SigE family RNA polymerase sigma factor, whose amino-acid sequence MFTRASRNTDGFEEFARAGQRRLYRTAYLLCGDAEAARDLTQTTLAKLFQHWHRVRAADHPDAYARTVLTRTYIAERRRRLRDLLAHTPIAAPAPAVGPELTVTLLTALAELPPRARAMVVLRYWEDLSVATVAELLRCSPSTVKSQCSRAMVTLRARLGDAHLYTTRG is encoded by the coding sequence ATGTTCACGCGAGCCAGCCGGAACACCGACGGCTTCGAGGAATTCGCCCGCGCCGGTCAGCGCCGGCTCTACCGCACCGCGTACCTGCTCTGCGGGGACGCCGAGGCGGCCCGCGATCTGACCCAGACGACGCTGGCGAAGCTGTTCCAGCACTGGCACCGGGTGCGTGCCGCCGACCATCCGGACGCCTACGCCCGGACCGTGCTCACCCGCACCTACATCGCCGAACGCCGCAGACGGCTGCGCGACCTCCTCGCCCACACGCCGATCGCCGCGCCCGCCCCGGCGGTCGGCCCGGAGCTGACGGTCACGCTGCTGACGGCCCTCGCCGAACTGCCGCCCCGCGCACGGGCGATGGTCGTCCTGCGGTACTGGGAGGACCTGAGCGTGGCGACGGTCGCCGAACTGCTGCGGTGCAGCCCGTCCACCGTCAAGAGCCAGTGCTCGCGCGCCATGGTCACCCTGCGCGCCCGCCTGGGCGACGCGCACCTCTACACCACCCGAGGCTGA
- a CDS encoding demethylmenaquinone methyltransferase — MTRASLDKQPHEVASMFDDVAANYDLTNDVLSLGQDRLWRKEVARAVNARPAEKILDLAAGTATSSLPFAATGAYVVPCDFSIGMLREGKKRHAWLPFTGGDATKLPFRDEVFDAVTISFGLRNVQDTDAALRELHRVTKPGGRVVICEFSQPVWTPFRTVYIEYLMRALPPVARAVSSNPDAYVYLAESIRAWPDQPGLAKKLQRAGWSEVAWRNLTGGVVALHRGVRV; from the coding sequence GTGACCCGAGCATCCCTGGACAAGCAGCCGCACGAAGTCGCCTCGATGTTCGACGACGTGGCGGCGAACTACGACCTCACCAACGACGTGCTCTCGCTCGGCCAGGACCGGCTGTGGCGCAAGGAGGTCGCCAGGGCGGTGAACGCCCGGCCCGCCGAGAAGATCCTCGACCTGGCGGCCGGTACGGCGACATCCTCGCTGCCGTTCGCCGCGACCGGCGCGTACGTCGTGCCGTGCGACTTCTCCATCGGCATGCTCCGCGAGGGCAAGAAGCGCCACGCCTGGCTGCCCTTCACCGGCGGCGACGCCACGAAACTTCCCTTCCGCGACGAGGTCTTCGACGCGGTGACCATCTCCTTCGGCCTGCGCAACGTCCAGGACACGGACGCGGCCCTGCGCGAACTGCACCGGGTCACCAAGCCGGGCGGCCGGGTCGTCATCTGCGAGTTCTCCCAGCCCGTCTGGACCCCGTTCCGCACGGTGTACATCGAGTACCTGATGCGCGCGCTCCCCCCGGTGGCCCGCGCGGTCTCCTCCAACCCCGACGCCTACGTCTACCTCGCCGAGTCCATCCGCGCCTGGCCCGACCAGCCCGGCCTGGCGAAGAAGCTCCAGCGGGCGGGCTGGTCCGAGGTCGCCTGGCGCAACCTCACGGGCGGTGTGGTGGCCCTGCACCGGGGCGTGCGCGTCTGA
- a CDS encoding GNAT family N-acetyltransferase encodes MSIAPAAPPVVQLRVPTDEDAVAWHRVFDDPEVMRFFGGRSDELSMYEEWTARQRRHDAELGYCLWTVLDGDGTVIGFTGAQPWGPTGYGPVGETEIGWRLARSAWGRGYATAAALLTLERLRAAGVERVVAAVDVLNDRSAAVCRRLGMEPAETFTTPQPGQEVRCFRLEL; translated from the coding sequence ATGTCAATCGCGCCTGCCGCACCCCCCGTCGTACAGCTGCGTGTCCCGACCGACGAGGACGCGGTGGCCTGGCACCGCGTGTTCGACGACCCGGAGGTCATGCGGTTCTTCGGCGGCCGGTCGGACGAACTGTCGATGTACGAGGAGTGGACCGCCCGTCAGCGCAGACATGACGCCGAACTCGGCTACTGCCTGTGGACCGTGCTCGACGGGGACGGCACGGTCATCGGCTTCACCGGGGCGCAGCCGTGGGGTCCGACCGGCTACGGCCCGGTGGGCGAGACCGAGATCGGCTGGCGGCTGGCCCGGTCGGCCTGGGGCCGGGGTTACGCGACCGCCGCCGCGCTCCTGACCCTGGAGCGGCTGCGCGCGGCCGGGGTGGAGCGGGTGGTGGCGGCGGTGGACGTGCTCAACGACCGGTCGGCCGCGGTGTGCCGCCGGCTGGGCATGGAACCGGCCGAGACGTTCACGACGCCCCAGCCGGGCCAGGAGGTGCGGTGCTTCCGGCTGGAGCTGTGA
- a CDS encoding geranylgeranyl reductase family protein: MTEPLSEHSADVIVVGAGPAGSTTAYYLAKAGLDVLLLEKTAFPREKVCGDGLTPRATKQLVAMGIDISEEAGWLRNKGLRIIGGGVRLQLDWPDLASYPDYGLVRKRDDFDEQLARQAQKAGARLYERCNVGAPITDERTGRITGVHAKLGEEKTPVTFHAPLVVAADGNSTRLSLAMGLHRREDRPMGVAVRTYFTSPRHDDDYLESWLELWDRRGPQEKLLPGYGWIFGMGDGTSNVGLGILNSSSAFKELDWREVLKAWCASMPEDWGYTPENMTMPIRGAALPMAFNRQPHYTKGLLLVGDAGGMVNPFNGEGIAYAMESGQIAADVIVQAHARATPAQRELALNNYPRVLKETYGGYYTMGRAFVKLIGNPKVMKVATQRGLTHPLLMKFTLKMLANLTDPAGGDAMDRIINGLAKVSPRS; encoded by the coding sequence GTGACCGAACCCCTGTCCGAACACAGCGCGGACGTCATCGTCGTCGGGGCGGGCCCCGCCGGCTCCACGACCGCCTACTACCTGGCCAAGGCCGGTCTCGACGTCCTGCTCCTGGAGAAGACGGCGTTCCCGCGCGAGAAGGTCTGCGGCGACGGCCTCACGCCGCGCGCCACCAAGCAGCTCGTGGCCATGGGCATCGACATCTCCGAGGAGGCGGGCTGGCTGCGCAACAAGGGCCTGCGCATCATCGGCGGCGGCGTCCGGCTCCAGCTGGACTGGCCGGATCTCGCCTCCTACCCGGACTACGGCCTCGTCCGCAAGCGCGACGACTTCGACGAGCAGCTGGCCCGGCAGGCCCAGAAGGCGGGCGCCCGGCTGTACGAGCGGTGCAACGTCGGCGCCCCGATCACCGACGAGCGCACCGGCCGGATCACCGGGGTGCACGCGAAGCTCGGTGAGGAGAAGACCCCGGTCACCTTCCACGCCCCGCTCGTCGTCGCCGCCGACGGCAACTCCACCCGGCTCTCCCTCGCGATGGGCCTGCACCGCCGCGAGGACCGCCCGATGGGCGTGGCCGTGCGGACGTACTTCACCTCGCCCCGGCACGACGACGACTACCTGGAGTCCTGGCTGGAGCTGTGGGACCGGCGCGGGCCGCAGGAGAAGCTGCTGCCCGGCTACGGCTGGATCTTCGGCATGGGCGACGGCACCTCCAACGTCGGCCTCGGCATCCTGAACTCCTCCTCGGCGTTCAAGGAGCTGGACTGGCGCGAGGTCCTCAAGGCGTGGTGCGCCTCGATGCCGGAGGACTGGGGCTACACCCCGGAGAACATGACGATGCCGATCCGCGGCGCCGCCCTGCCGATGGCCTTCAACCGCCAGCCGCACTACACCAAGGGCCTGCTGCTGGTCGGTGACGCGGGCGGCATGGTCAACCCCTTCAACGGCGAGGGCATCGCGTACGCCATGGAGTCGGGCCAGATCGCGGCCGACGTCATCGTGCAGGCGCACGCGCGGGCGACCCCCGCCCAGCGGGAACTCGCGCTGAACAACTACCCGAGGGTGCTCAAGGAGACCTACGGCGGCTACTACACGATGGGCCGCGCCTTCGTGAAGCTGATCGGCAACCCGAAGGTCATGAAGGTCGCGACCCAGCGCGGGCTGACGCACCCGCTGCTGATGAAGTTCACGCTCAAGATGCTCGCCAACCTGACCGACCCGGCCGGCGGCGACGCGATGGACCGCATCATCAACGGCCTGGCGAAGGTCTCGCCGCGCTCGTAA
- a CDS encoding very short patch repair endonuclease gives MTKAARSAEQDRAAGGLHRRAVELGQGRYARASIALRLYRSTRRIRAYLRWSDQGDTHERYVGEVDATTRAANLEQAWNSAREQGFVTDEQVPAGSWASSPASRAVMSANKGRDTKPEKLLRSALHRHGLRYRVGARPVPDLRRTADVVFTKARVAVFVDGCYWHGCPEHHRPAKKGAEFWQNKIAGNRARDAETNVALSSAGWLVIRVWEHEDPEQAATEVAKAVRSRQATGPVDQSSL, from the coding sequence ATGACCAAGGCGGCGCGCTCGGCCGAGCAGGATCGCGCGGCTGGTGGACTTCATCGACGCGCGGTCGAGCTCGGCCAGGGCCGATACGCGCGCGCGTCCATCGCGCTCCGCCTCTACCGCAGCACCCGTCGAATCCGCGCCTACCTCCGATGGTCCGACCAGGGGGACACCCACGAGCGGTACGTCGGCGAAGTGGACGCCACGACGCGAGCGGCGAACCTTGAGCAAGCCTGGAACTCGGCCCGCGAGCAGGGGTTCGTCACCGACGAACAGGTGCCAGCCGGATCATGGGCATCGTCGCCCGCCTCGCGAGCGGTCATGTCCGCCAACAAGGGGCGGGACACCAAACCCGAGAAGCTGCTGCGGTCCGCCCTCCACCGGCACGGCCTGCGGTACCGCGTGGGGGCGAGGCCCGTACCCGACCTGCGCCGAACCGCTGACGTGGTCTTCACCAAAGCCCGCGTCGCCGTCTTCGTCGATGGTTGTTACTGGCATGGCTGCCCCGAACACCACCGCCCCGCGAAGAAGGGTGCTGAGTTCTGGCAAAACAAGATCGCCGGAAACCGGGCCCGCGACGCCGAAACCAACGTGGCGCTGAGCAGCGCGGGGTGGCTCGTGATCCGCGTTTGGGAACACGAAGATCCAGAGCAAGCAGCGACAGAAGTGGCCAAGGCGGTGAGGTCGAGGCAGGCCACGGGCCCCGTAGACCAGAGTTCCCTCTGA
- a CDS encoding DNA cytosine methyltransferase, producing MSELGKPHDKVRTSVELFAGGGGLAMAVHRAGFRPLLVNEYAKRACETLRDNGAAVRDMHDTTIPKPGTSRPGRRADGWPLVEGDVRDIKSFEFLRDAEVDVLAGGPPCQPFSLGGAHKGTEDERNMFPEMFRAIQEMRPKAVICENVRGLLRPSFKPYFDYILREMQLPFVRRKGATWEEHDEKLQKTLADDRTDPTERYIVTTMPVNAADYGVPQIRQRVIIVAFRADLNVDWERHMPKPTHSEAALIQSMHDGSYWKRHNVAPEIRDRFMAHLPQQPLPVDDGLNLRPWHTLRDAIAGIHENKDKPLPPVLLDHVINKEEVGGVADHVGWPGARTYPGHTPNLLDRPAKTVKAGVHGVPGGESVMQLDDVTFDGSGYRYMTVRETARVMTFPDDWALAGPRGEKMRQLGNAVPVKLGEVFAKAVASALDDAEGRR from the coding sequence ATGTCTGAGCTGGGGAAACCGCACGACAAGGTCAGGACGTCCGTGGAGCTGTTCGCGGGCGGTGGGGGGCTCGCGATGGCCGTGCATCGCGCCGGCTTCCGTCCCCTGCTCGTGAACGAGTACGCCAAGCGGGCCTGCGAGACACTTCGCGACAACGGCGCGGCGGTCCGAGACATGCACGATACGACCATCCCCAAGCCGGGCACATCGCGCCCCGGACGGCGGGCCGACGGCTGGCCCCTCGTCGAGGGGGACGTGCGCGACATCAAGTCGTTCGAGTTCCTCAGGGACGCGGAGGTCGACGTCCTCGCCGGTGGTCCTCCCTGCCAGCCGTTCAGCCTAGGCGGTGCGCATAAGGGCACAGAAGACGAGCGGAACATGTTCCCGGAGATGTTTCGAGCGATCCAAGAAATGCGCCCCAAGGCGGTCATCTGCGAGAACGTGCGCGGATTGCTACGCCCGTCATTCAAACCATACTTTGACTACATCCTGCGCGAAATGCAATTGCCGTTCGTTCGACGCAAGGGGGCAACATGGGAAGAGCACGACGAGAAGCTACAGAAGACACTGGCCGACGACAGGACCGACCCCACTGAGCGCTACATCGTCACCACGATGCCTGTCAATGCGGCTGACTACGGGGTTCCCCAGATTCGACAGCGCGTGATCATCGTAGCGTTTCGAGCCGACCTGAATGTCGACTGGGAAAGGCACATGCCCAAACCGACGCACTCAGAGGCCGCTCTGATTCAGTCGATGCACGATGGGTCGTACTGGAAGCGACATAATGTGGCTCCCGAGATCCGAGATCGCTTCATGGCCCACCTGCCGCAGCAGCCGTTGCCCGTGGATGACGGCTTGAACCTGCGGCCGTGGCACACACTCCGCGACGCCATCGCCGGCATCCACGAAAACAAGGACAAGCCACTTCCTCCTGTTCTCCTGGACCACGTCATCAACAAGGAAGAGGTCGGCGGGGTCGCCGATCACGTTGGTTGGCCCGGCGCTCGGACCTATCCGGGCCACACCCCGAACTTGTTGGATCGCCCGGCCAAGACCGTCAAGGCCGGTGTGCACGGTGTCCCTGGCGGCGAGTCCGTCATGCAACTGGACGACGTCACGTTCGACGGCAGTGGGTACCGGTACATGACCGTGCGAGAAACCGCCCGTGTGATGACGTTCCCCGACGACTGGGCCCTCGCCGGTCCGCGCGGCGAGAAGATGCGGCAGCTGGGCAACGCCGTGCCCGTCAAGTTGGGCGAAGTCTTCGCCAAAGCTGTGGCCTCCGCCCTCGACGACGCCGAGGGGCGCAGGTGA